Proteins from a single region of Streptomyces sp. HUAS 15-9:
- a CDS encoding S16 family serine protease gives MLSRLTRLQAVAVCALPVVALLATAVFAPLPFSVAQPGMTANVLGENRDTQVITISGAPTRNTNGQLRMTTIEATGPDAQVPLGDVVDSWFRTDRAVMPRDAVYPTGNSVKEIEQHNAEQMRQSQDAATQAALKYLKLSDKDVKVSLKLADVGGPSAGLLFSLGIIDKLDGNGSGGDLTGGRTIAGTGTIDTNGTVGAVGGVALKTQAARRDGATVFLVPKDECREAKSELPKGLRLVPVTTLKGAVDSLVALEKGKGPVPSC, from the coding sequence GTGCTCTCTCGTCTCACGCGCCTCCAGGCCGTCGCCGTCTGCGCCCTGCCCGTCGTGGCCCTGCTCGCCACGGCGGTCTTCGCGCCGTTGCCGTTCTCGGTGGCACAGCCCGGGATGACGGCGAACGTGCTGGGCGAGAACCGGGACACCCAGGTGATCACGATCTCCGGGGCGCCGACCCGGAACACGAACGGGCAGCTGCGGATGACGACCATCGAGGCGACCGGCCCGGACGCGCAGGTGCCGCTCGGTGACGTGGTCGACAGCTGGTTCCGTACGGACCGGGCGGTGATGCCGCGCGACGCGGTCTACCCGACCGGCAACAGCGTCAAGGAGATCGAGCAGCACAACGCCGAGCAGATGCGGCAGTCCCAGGACGCGGCGACCCAGGCGGCGCTGAAGTATCTGAAGCTGAGCGACAAGGACGTCAAGGTGTCGCTGAAGCTGGCCGACGTCGGCGGGCCCAGCGCGGGGCTGCTGTTCTCGCTCGGGATCATCGACAAGCTGGACGGCAACGGCAGCGGCGGCGACCTCACGGGCGGCCGCACCATCGCCGGCACCGGGACCATCGACACGAACGGCACCGTCGGCGCGGTCGGGGGCGTGGCCCTTAAGACGCAGGCCGCGCGGCGGGACGGGGCGACCGTCTTCCTGGTGCCGAAGGACGAGTGCCGCGAGGCGAAGTCGGAGCTCCCGAAGGGACTGCGACTGGTTCCGGTGACCACCCTGAAGGGGGCGGTGGACTCCTTGGTGGCCCTGGAGAAGGGGAAGGGCCCGGTACCGAGCTGCTAG
- the menC gene encoding o-succinylbenzoate synthase — protein MKLERVEIVHVAIPLVTPFRTSFGTMTAKDTFLLHVVTDAAEGWSEFAADPEPLYCSEFTAGAEIVLRDFLLPRVAALPHLTTAALAPAMAKIKGHELAKAALETAVLDAELRAHGMPLATYLGAVRDRVPAGVSVGIKNSVPELMDDVERYLAEGYVRIKLKIEPGWDIEPVRAVRERFGTALPLQVDANTAYTLADAEHLRRLDDFGLLLIEEPLEENNLYAHARLQQRISTPVCLDESLHNAADTASAISLDACRVVNVKPARVGGYLEARRIHDVAHAHGVPVWCGGMLETGIGRAPNLALAALPGFTLPGDTSASSRYFAEDITEPFVLQDGHLPVPTAPGIGIEPLPEALRRYTRERRDLYRAGLG, from the coding sequence ATGAAGCTGGAGCGCGTAGAGATCGTCCACGTGGCGATCCCGCTCGTCACCCCCTTCCGCACGTCCTTCGGGACCATGACGGCGAAGGACACCTTTCTGCTGCACGTCGTCACCGACGCGGCCGAGGGCTGGTCGGAGTTCGCCGCCGACCCCGAGCCGCTGTACTGCTCGGAGTTCACCGCAGGCGCCGAGATCGTGCTGCGCGACTTCCTGCTGCCGCGCGTCGCCGCACTCCCGCACCTCACCACGGCCGCGCTGGCCCCCGCGATGGCGAAGATCAAGGGACACGAGCTGGCGAAGGCCGCCCTGGAGACGGCGGTCCTGGACGCGGAGCTGCGTGCGCACGGCATGCCGCTGGCGACCTATCTGGGCGCCGTACGGGACCGGGTCCCCGCCGGAGTCTCGGTCGGCATCAAGAACTCGGTCCCCGAGCTGATGGACGACGTCGAGCGCTATCTCGCCGAGGGGTACGTCCGCATCAAGCTGAAGATAGAGCCCGGCTGGGACATCGAGCCGGTACGGGCGGTGCGCGAGCGCTTCGGCACGGCGCTGCCCCTCCAGGTCGACGCCAACACGGCGTACACCCTCGCCGACGCCGAGCATCTGCGGCGCCTCGACGACTTCGGGCTGCTGCTGATCGAGGAGCCGCTGGAGGAGAACAACCTGTACGCCCACGCGCGCCTCCAGCAGCGCATCAGCACCCCCGTCTGCCTGGACGAGTCCCTGCACAACGCTGCCGACACCGCCTCCGCGATCTCCCTGGACGCCTGCCGGGTCGTGAACGTCAAGCCCGCCCGGGTCGGCGGCTATCTGGAGGCCCGTCGCATCCACGACGTGGCCCACGCGCACGGCGTGCCGGTGTGGTGCGGCGGGATGCTGGAGACGGGCATCGGCCGCGCCCCGAACCTGGCGCTGGCGGCTCTGCCCGGCTTCACCCTCCCCGGTGACACCTCGGCGTCCTCCCGCTACTTCGCCGAGGACATCACCGAGCCCTTCGTGCTCCAGGACGGACATCTGCCCGTCCCGACCGCACCGGGCATCGGCATCGAGCCGCTCCCCGAGGCACTGCGCCGCTACACCCGGGAGCGCCGGGACCTGTACCGGGCCGGCCTGGGCTGA
- a CDS encoding chorismate synthase: protein MTGVTIRTVHDVTGLAAVSAYFSDVWQTPRSAPPYPAEVLHSLVHAGGAVHAAYDGQRLAGASVAVFGPGQETYSLVAAADRGLGYAVKQAQRAWALDLGARTMRWTFDPLVGRNARFNLAKLGAVGTEYLVDFYGPMADGVNDGDESDRLTVTWDLTAPTPSYDTTDDREAAPATLPQAFDFAPAGGTPMAPDGDALARRDLAGRQVHCRVPDDIVKLRAADPVLALRWRHAVREVFTEAFAEGFTATGMSRDGWYTLTRTEEAA from the coding sequence ATGACAGGAGTCACCATCCGTACCGTCCACGACGTCACCGGGCTCGCGGCCGTGAGCGCCTACTTCAGCGACGTCTGGCAGACACCCCGCAGCGCGCCCCCCTACCCGGCCGAGGTCCTGCACAGCCTCGTCCACGCGGGCGGTGCCGTGCACGCCGCCTACGACGGGCAGCGGCTGGCGGGGGCGTCCGTGGCCGTGTTCGGCCCGGGGCAGGAGACCTACTCGCTGGTGGCGGCCGCCGACCGGGGCCTCGGGTACGCGGTGAAGCAGGCCCAGCGCGCCTGGGCGCTGGACCTCGGCGCCCGCACCATGCGCTGGACCTTCGACCCGCTGGTCGGCCGCAACGCCCGCTTCAACCTGGCCAAGCTGGGCGCGGTCGGCACCGAGTACCTGGTCGACTTCTACGGCCCGATGGCGGACGGCGTGAACGACGGCGACGAGAGCGACCGGCTGACGGTGACCTGGGACCTGACGGCGCCGACCCCGTCGTACGACACGACGGACGACCGTGAGGCGGCGCCCGCCACACTCCCCCAAGCTTTCGACTTCGCTCCAGCAGGGGGGACCCCCATGGCCCCCGACGGCGACGCCCTGGCCCGCCGCGACCTCGCCGGCCGGCAGGTGCACTGCCGGGTCCCGGACGACATCGTGAAGCTGCGCGCCGCCGACCCCGTGCTGGCGCTGCGCTGGCGGCACGCGGTGCGCGAGGTCTTCACCGAGGCCTTCGCCGAGGGATTCACGGCCACGGGCATGTCCCGCGACGGCTGGTACACGCTCACCCGGACGGAGGAAGCGGCATGA